A region from the Benincasa hispida cultivar B227 chromosome 12, ASM972705v1, whole genome shotgun sequence genome encodes:
- the LOC120067006 gene encoding uncharacterized mitochondrial protein AtMg00810-like, whose protein sequence is MKDLGPLNYFLGPQVLSCSDGYYLSQAKYASNLLARSGITNFATAPTLLDSNGHLTSFDGVPLKDPTLYRQLVGSLIYLTVTRLDIVYADHIVSQFMSNPYTIHFTAALHILRYVKDTLGHGLQFSSKTSLVMSGYSDADWTGDPTDRQSTTGYCFLFERFSHLLAE, encoded by the coding sequence atgaaagatctgggACCACTCAATTACTTCCTTGGTCCTCAGGTTTTATCATGCTCTGATGGATACTACCTATCTCAAGCGAAGTATGCATCAAATCTGTTAGCTCGTTCAGGTATCACTAATTTTGCCACAGCACCGACACTGTTGGATTCCAATGGCCATCTAACCTCTTTTGATGGTGTTCCCCTTAAGGATCCAACACTATATAGACAACTGGTTGGCAGCCTTATATATTTAACAGTAACTCGTCTAGACATAGTTTATGCAGATCATATTGTCAGTCAGTTCATGTCCAATCCCTACACTATCCACTTCACAGCTGCCCTTCATATTCTGCGTTATGTGAAAGATACGCTAGGACATGGACTTCAATTCTCCTCTAAAACCTCTTTGGTTATGTCTGGATATTCTGACGCTGATTGGACGGGTGATCCTACAGATAGACAGTCTACCACAGGTTACtgttttttatttgagagaTTCTCTCATCTCTTGGCGGAGTAA